One window of Oryza brachyantha chromosome 12, ObraRS2, whole genome shotgun sequence genomic DNA carries:
- the LOC102710828 gene encoding FAS1 domain-containing protein SELMODRAFT_448915-like, translating into MASFLAPSLFISLIIVSASNTIAAPSASVVVNGDITTTVQEMQRARYFTFVMLIRMVQEKIPQNTTFLMPNDRMLSTASIPENQVLEFLSRHSIPAPLMFDDLIRLPNGTTVPTGHSCQTITITNMEHQKLYFNNVELTSPDVCHVGDLFRCHGINGVIRPIVPRGKGTACPGHVVPTAAPAPASVANQSLETSSLTSSNMGSASATSSMQPAAESPQSSDTSTSQIAFSCIKLILVLIFSIF; encoded by the coding sequence ATGGCTTCCTTCCTTGCTCCTAGCCTGTTCATTTCCCTCATCATAGTGTCAGCCTCCAACACCATTGCTGCACCTTCCGCATCAGTGGTGGTTAATGGTGACATCACCACCACTGTGCAGGAGATGCAGCGAGCGCGCTACTTCACCTTCGTCATGCTCATCAGGATGGTGCAGGAGAAGATCCCACAGAACACCACCTTCCTGATGCCCAACGACAGGATGCTGTCAACCGCATCAATCCCGGAGAACCAAGTGCTGGAGTTCCTTTCAAGACATTCCATCCCGGCTCCGCTCATGTTTGATGACCTCATCAGGCTTCCCAATGGAACGACAGTTCCCACAGGCCATTCATGCCAGACGATCACGATAACCAACATGGAGCACCAGAAGCTCTACTTCAACAATGTTGAGCTCACCAGCCCTGACGTCTGCCATGTAGGAGATTTGTTCAGGTGCCATGGAATCAATGGAGTTATAAGGCCAATAGTACCAAGGGGAAAAGGGACAGCTTGCCCTGGCCACGTTGTTCCAACAGCAGCACCTGCGCCAGCTTCAGTGGCAAACCAATCCTTGGAAACATCTTCGCTAACATCATCCAACATGGGTTCTGCTTCTGCCACTAGTTCAATGCAACCTGCAGCAGAAAGCCCTCAAAGTTCAGACACTTCAACATCACAAATTGCATTCTCTTGTATTAAACTAATCCTAGTCTTaatattttccattttctAA
- the LOC102711111 gene encoding bZIP transcription factor 1-D-like, translating to MGSSGADAPTKTTKASAPQEQQPPASSTAATPAVYPDWANFQGYPPIPPHGFFPSPVASSPQGHPYMWGAQPMIPPYGTPPPPYVMYPPGVYAHPSMPLGTHPFTPYAMTSPNGNTDPTGTTTATAGGETDGKSSEGKEKSPIKRSKGSLGSLNMITGKNSAEHGKTSGASANGAISQSGESGSDSSSEGSEANSQNDSHHKESGQEQDGEVRSSQNGVSRSPSQAKLNQTMAIMPMPSGGPVPAPTTNLNIGMDYWANTASSTPAMTGKATSAAAPGSMVPGEQWMQDERELKRQRRKQSNRESARRSRLRKQAECEELAQRAEVLKQENASLRDEVNRIRKEYDELLSKNSSLKEKLGDKQHKTDDAGVDNKLQHSGDDSQKKGN from the exons ATGGGTAGCAGTGGAGCTGACGCACCAACTAAGACAACGAAGGCATCTGCACCTCAG GAGCAACAACCACCTGCCAGTTCAACTGCTGCAACACCGGCTGTTTACCCAGATTGGGCCAACTTTCAG GGATATCCTCCAATTCCACCACATGGGTTCTTCCCATCACCTGTGGCATCAAGCCCACAGGGTCATCCTTACATGTGGGGAGCTCAG CCTATGATACCACCATATGGAACCCCCCCACCACCATATGTCATGTATCCTCCAGGAGTATATGCTCACCCATCTATGCCTCTG GGTACACACCCATTTACTCCTTATGCCATGACCTCTCCAAATGGCAATACTGATCCTACT GGAACTACAACTGCTACTGCTGGTGGCGAAACAGATGGCAAATCCTctgaaggaaaagaaaaaagtcccATTAAAAGATCTAAAGGAAGTTTAGGTAGCTTGAACATGATTACAGGGAAGAACTCTGCTGAACATGGTAAAACCTCTGGGGCATCTGCCAATGGAGCCATTTCTCAAAG TGGGGAAAGTGGGAGTGATAGTTCTAGTGAAGGAAGTGAAGCAAATTCTCAGAAT GATTCACATCACAAGGAAAGTGGACAAGAGCAAGATGGAG AGGTTCGAAGTTCCCAGAATGGTGTATCACGTTCGCCATCCCAGGCAAAGTTGAATCAAACTATGGCAATCATGCCAATGCCATCAGGTGGCCCAGTTCCTGCTCCAACTACAAACTTGAACATAGGAATGGACTACTGGGCCAACACAGCAAGCTCCACTCCAGCAATGACTGGTAAAGCAACTTCAGCTGCAGCTCCAGGATCTATGGTTCCAGGAGAGCAGTGGATGCAG GATGAACGTGAACTCAAAAGGCAGAGAAGAAAGCAATCAAACAGGGAGTCTGCTCGCAGATCTAGGTTACGTAAGCAG GCTGAATGTGAAGAGTTGGCTCAACGGGCTGAAGTTTTAAAGCAAGAAAATGCTTCACTTAGAGATGAAGTGAATCGGATCAGAAAGGAGTATGATGAGCTTCTATCAAAAAATAGCTCATTAAAG GAAAAACTTGGAGACAAACAACACAAAACTGATGATGCAGGAGTTGACAATAAACTGCAACATTCTGGTGATGACAGCCAGAAAAAAGGGAACTAA